A window of Cellulomonas fimi contains these coding sequences:
- a CDS encoding sirohydrochlorin chelatase — protein MTSALHAEGAPAAVTGPVLVGCSHGTDDLGGREAIRSILADVAADRPGLRVREAFVDVQVPEVAAVVADALAEQRGGVVVVPLLLSVGFHVKVDVAAAVDRSGAVASGPLGPDERLVDVLVERLHDAGLAPDDSVVLAAAGSTDPAAALAVEAVAAGLADRLTQPVTIGYGAGAQPRVPAAVATARADLAPGGRVVVASYLLAPGYFYDRVLEAGADVVSRPLAPDPRLAEIVLDRYDAVAADAVPDGAATA, from the coding sequence ATGACCAGCGCGCTGCACGCCGAGGGGGCGCCGGCCGCCGTCACCGGGCCCGTGCTCGTCGGCTGCTCGCACGGCACCGACGACCTCGGCGGCCGGGAGGCGATCCGCTCGATCCTCGCGGACGTCGCCGCGGACCGGCCCGGCCTGCGCGTGCGCGAGGCCTTCGTCGACGTGCAGGTGCCCGAGGTGGCGGCGGTCGTCGCGGACGCGCTCGCCGAGCAGCGCGGCGGCGTCGTCGTCGTGCCGCTCCTCCTGTCGGTCGGCTTCCACGTGAAGGTCGACGTCGCGGCCGCCGTCGACCGGTCCGGTGCCGTGGCCTCCGGCCCACTCGGACCCGACGAGCGCCTCGTCGACGTGCTGGTCGAGCGGCTGCACGACGCGGGTCTCGCCCCCGACGACTCCGTCGTGCTCGCGGCGGCGGGCTCCACCGACCCCGCCGCGGCGCTCGCGGTCGAGGCCGTCGCCGCGGGCCTCGCCGACCGGCTGACGCAGCCGGTCACGATCGGGTACGGCGCCGGTGCGCAGCCGCGCGTGCCCGCCGCCGTCGCGACCGCGCGCGCCGACCTCGCGCCGGGCGGGCGCGTCGTCGTCGCGTCCTACCTGCTCGCACCCGGCTACTTCTACGACCGCGTGCTGGAGGCCGGCGCGGACGTCGTGAGCCGCCCGCTCGCGCCGGACCCGCGGCTCGCGGAGATCGTGCTCGACCGCTACGACGCGGTGGCCGCCGACGCGGTCCCGGACGGCGCCGCGACGGCCTGA